One part of the Methylobacterium terrae genome encodes these proteins:
- a CDS encoding DUF6916 family protein produces the protein MTAALATLSAGLFAPALGEAFALRGPDGRTLAVTLARCVEHPRSTMPGSARTAFDLVLTCPADAAEGFPDGDCVLSHDALGEFGPLYAGRILPVGFPPGSAAYQVIFI, from the coding sequence GTGACCGCCGCGCTCGCCACCCTGTCCGCCGGGCTCTTCGCCCCGGCTTTGGGCGAGGCGTTCGCGCTGCGCGGCCCGGACGGCCGGACCCTGGCCGTGACCCTGGCGCGCTGCGTCGAGCACCCCCGCTCGACGATGCCGGGGAGCGCCCGGACGGCGTTCGACCTCGTCCTCACCTGCCCGGCCGACGCGGCCGAGGGCTTCCCGGACGGTGACTGCGTGCTGTCGCACGACGCGCTCGGGGAGTTCGGGCCGCTCTATGCCGGGCGCATCCTGCCGGTGGGCTTCCCGCCGGGCTCCGCCGCCTACCAGGTGATCTTCATCTGA
- a CDS encoding phosphate acetyltransferase, producing the protein MVHATTRAAPVRRRHEKYERLIAAAQAQARLRVAVAHPCDEAALGAALDAADLGLIEPILVGPRGRILAAAAALAAKDGAGPAREPAGWRIVETGHSHASAAEAVALVNAGAAEAVMKGSLHTDELMAAVVRREGGLRTARRLSHCFVMDVPSHDRPLVVTDAAINIAPSLEEKRDIVQNAVDLAHALGLETVRVAIVSAMETVNPKVPSTIDAAALCKMADRGQITGAVLDGPLALDNAIDLGAAAIKRIRSAVAGRADVLVVPDLEAGNMLAKSLTFLAGADAAGIVLGARVPIILTSRADSKETRLASCAVASLVAVARRAGGPLPEV; encoded by the coding sequence GTGGTGCATGCGACGACGCGAGCGGCGCCGGTCCGCCGCCGGCACGAGAAGTACGAGCGCCTGATCGCGGCCGCGCAGGCGCAAGCCCGCCTCAGGGTCGCGGTCGCCCACCCCTGCGACGAGGCCGCGCTCGGCGCGGCGCTGGACGCCGCCGATCTCGGGCTGATCGAGCCGATCCTCGTCGGGCCGCGCGGGCGGATCCTCGCGGCCGCCGCCGCGCTCGCGGCGAAGGACGGCGCCGGCCCGGCCCGCGAGCCGGCGGGCTGGCGGATCGTGGAGACCGGGCACAGCCACGCCTCGGCCGCGGAGGCGGTGGCGCTGGTGAATGCCGGCGCGGCCGAGGCGGTCATGAAGGGCAGCCTGCACACCGACGAGCTGATGGCCGCGGTGGTCCGGCGCGAGGGGGGCCTTCGTACCGCGCGGCGCCTGAGCCACTGCTTCGTGATGGACGTGCCGAGCCACGATCGTCCGCTCGTCGTCACCGACGCGGCGATCAACATCGCGCCCTCCCTCGAGGAGAAGCGCGACATCGTCCAGAACGCCGTCGACCTCGCCCACGCCCTGGGGCTCGAGACCGTGCGGGTCGCGATCGTCTCGGCGATGGAGACTGTCAACCCGAAGGTCCCCTCGACGATCGACGCCGCCGCCCTGTGCAAGATGGCCGACCGCGGCCAGATCACCGGGGCCGTCCTCGACGGGCCGCTCGCCCTCGACAACGCGATCGATCTCGGCGCCGCGGCGATCAAGCGGATCCGCTCCGCGGTCGCCGGACGGGCAGACGTGCTGGTGGTGCCGGACCTCGAGGCCGGCAACATGCTGGCCAAGAGCCTGACCTTCCTGGCCGGGGCGGACGCCGCCGGGATCGTGCTCGGCGCCCGGGTGCCGATCATCCTGACGAGCCGGGCGGATTCGAAAGAGACCCGGCTCGCGTCCTGCGCGGTCGCCTCGCTCGTCGCCGTGGCGCGGCGGGCGGGCGGGCCGCTGCCGGAGGTCTAG
- a CDS encoding Hint domain-containing protein has protein sequence MILTPQGERPVEALRPGDAVVTASGETVRIAWVGHRHVDLRRHPHPERAQPVLIAADAFGPGLPHRDLVVSPGHAIFVDGVLIPAGVLVNGTSVAQLDRAEVVYHHVELPVHDVLVADGLPAESYLDCGNRGTFENHDGPVTLHPDFVAVALNLELACAPFLLHGPVVDRVRARLAAGAAKAGATVKPERSLLARLMRRA, from the coding sequence ATGATCCTGACGCCGCAGGGCGAGCGTCCGGTCGAGGCCCTGCGGCCCGGCGACGCCGTCGTCACGGCCTCGGGGGAGACGGTCCGCATCGCTTGGGTCGGTCACCGTCACGTCGACCTGCGGCGTCATCCGCATCCCGAGCGGGCCCAGCCGGTCCTGATCGCCGCGGATGCCTTCGGCCCCGGCCTGCCGCACCGCGACCTCGTCGTCTCGCCCGGCCACGCGATCTTCGTCGACGGCGTGCTGATCCCGGCCGGGGTCCTGGTCAACGGCACGTCGGTCGCGCAGCTCGACCGGGCCGAGGTCGTCTACCACCACGTGGAACTGCCGGTTCACGACGTGCTGGTGGCCGACGGGCTGCCCGCCGAGAGCTACCTCGATTGCGGCAACCGCGGCACCTTCGAGAACCACGACGGCCCGGTGACCCTGCATCCGGACTTCGTCGCGGTGGCGCTGAACCTGGAACTGGCCTGCGCGCCGTTCCTACTCCACGGCCCGGTCGTCGACCGCGTCCGGGCGCGGCTCGCCGCGGGGGCGGCGAAGGCCGGCGCCACGGTGAAGCCGGAGCGCTCGCTCCTCGCGCGCCTCATGCGGCGAGCGTGA
- a CDS encoding DUF3141 domain-containing protein: MAEIRTTRPDATGVPPSPFAIQARLAELYRERCAAAFQGCLDATLAANSAWAAALKPVTPAQSLGDAATYWADFAQRSLLFWDTLRRRGNDWLAHEAAGKPPLLAFPWEIVADARGYERPANYALARILPPDGVAIDADKRPYIIIDPRAGHGPGIGGFKPESEVGVALSAGHPVYVVIFFPEPVPGQTLADVAQAEAAFLRLVAERHPTRGRPVIVGNCQGGWAAMLVGALDPEHAGPLVINGAPMSYWAGNDAENPMRYAGGLLGGSWPALLASDLGGGVFDGAHLVENFESLNPANTHFGKAYGLFSKIDTEPARFLEFERWWGGYYLMNRQEIAWIVDNLFVGNRLAAGRAEWEEGKAFDLRAIRSPIILFASLGDTITPPQQAFNWVADLYPTTADLKANGQVIVGLMHESVGHLGIFVSGSVARREHAQIVDLLDYIEHLPPGLYGMKVEETGNGSGPAYDVVLRELEVEDLQRLQKYARKDEVPFEAVRRVSELNAAAYETFVHPVVSAWVPRETGAALRALHPLRMRRWALSDINPALAALAPWADLARSHRVRRDEAGFWAATERRSAAGITAAWDFYRQMRDASAENLFYATYASLSTVLPRTEEPAAATEGTAALREAMARIDEGGFTDAAVRACLLMARLGPKERRLSTFKRIRELVGRDVGLLALSASDAARVVRRQAAIVEHAPDAAMASLPDLVRKAEERRRLLDVVDRLGNRLGLGPEQRALLPRFRDLLGLAPAGIPVESGVPRQKAG; this comes from the coding sequence ATGGCCGAGATCCGGACGACCCGCCCCGACGCGACCGGGGTGCCGCCCTCCCCGTTCGCGATCCAGGCCCGCCTGGCCGAGCTCTACCGCGAGCGCTGCGCCGCGGCCTTCCAGGGCTGCCTCGACGCGACGCTCGCGGCCAACAGCGCCTGGGCGGCGGCGCTCAAGCCCGTCACGCCGGCGCAAAGCCTTGGTGACGCGGCGACCTACTGGGCCGACTTCGCCCAGCGCTCGCTCCTGTTCTGGGACACGCTGCGCCGGCGCGGCAACGACTGGCTGGCGCACGAGGCCGCCGGCAAGCCGCCGCTCCTCGCCTTCCCGTGGGAGATCGTCGCCGACGCGCGCGGCTACGAGCGGCCGGCGAATTACGCGCTGGCGCGCATCCTGCCCCCGGACGGCGTCGCGATCGATGCCGACAAGCGCCCCTACATCATCATCGATCCGCGGGCCGGCCACGGTCCGGGCATCGGCGGCTTCAAGCCCGAATCCGAGGTCGGCGTGGCCCTCTCCGCCGGCCACCCGGTCTACGTGGTGATCTTCTTCCCCGAGCCCGTCCCGGGCCAGACGCTCGCCGACGTGGCGCAGGCCGAGGCCGCCTTCCTGCGCCTCGTGGCTGAGCGCCATCCGACCCGCGGCCGGCCGGTGATCGTCGGCAACTGCCAGGGCGGCTGGGCCGCGATGCTGGTCGGGGCGCTTGATCCCGAGCATGCCGGCCCGCTGGTGATCAACGGCGCGCCGATGTCGTACTGGGCCGGCAACGACGCCGAGAACCCGATGCGCTACGCTGGCGGGCTGCTTGGCGGGTCGTGGCCGGCGCTGCTGGCCAGCGACCTCGGCGGCGGCGTCTTCGACGGCGCCCACCTCGTCGAGAACTTCGAGTCCCTGAATCCGGCCAACACCCACTTCGGTAAGGCCTACGGGCTGTTCTCGAAGATCGACACGGAGCCGGCGCGCTTCCTCGAGTTCGAGCGGTGGTGGGGCGGCTACTACCTGATGAACCGCCAGGAGATCGCCTGGATCGTCGACAACCTGTTCGTCGGCAACCGGCTCGCCGCCGGCCGCGCCGAATGGGAAGAGGGCAAGGCCTTCGATCTCCGGGCGATCCGCTCGCCGATCATCCTGTTCGCCTCGCTCGGCGACACCATCACGCCGCCGCAGCAGGCCTTCAACTGGGTCGCCGACCTCTATCCGACCACCGCGGACCTCAAGGCCAACGGGCAGGTCATCGTCGGGCTGATGCACGAGAGCGTCGGCCATCTCGGCATCTTCGTCTCAGGGAGCGTGGCGCGGCGCGAGCACGCCCAGATCGTCGACCTCCTCGACTACATCGAGCACCTGCCGCCCGGCCTCTACGGCATGAAGGTCGAGGAGACGGGAAACGGAAGCGGGCCGGCTTACGACGTGGTACTGCGCGAGCTCGAGGTCGAGGACCTGCAGCGGCTGCAGAAATACGCCCGCAAGGACGAGGTGCCGTTCGAGGCGGTGCGCCGGGTGTCGGAGCTGAACGCCGCCGCCTACGAAACCTTCGTGCACCCGGTCGTGAGCGCGTGGGTGCCGCGCGAGACCGGCGCGGCGCTCAGGGCGCTGCACCCGCTGCGGATGCGGCGCTGGGCGCTGTCCGACATCAACCCGGCGCTCGCCGCCCTCGCGCCGTGGGCCGACCTCGCACGGAGCCACCGCGTGCGCCGCGACGAGGCCGGGTTCTGGGCGGCGACCGAGCGCAGGAGCGCCGCCGGGATCACCGCAGCCTGGGACTTCTACCGGCAGATGCGCGACGCCTCGGCCGAGAACCTGTTCTACGCCACCTACGCGAGCTTGAGCACCGTCCTGCCCCGCACCGAGGAACCGGCCGCCGCGACCGAGGGCACGGCGGCGCTACGCGAGGCGATGGCCCGCATTGACGAAGGCGGCTTCACCGACGCGGCCGTCCGGGCGTGCCTGCTGATGGCCCGCCTCGGCCCGAAGGAGCGGCGGCTGTCGACCTTCAAGCGCATCCGCGAGCTCGTCGGCCGCGACGTCGGCCTACTCGCCCTGTCGGCGAGCGACGCGGCCCGGGTGGTCCGCCGGCAGGCGGCGATCGTCGAGCACGCGCCCGACGCCGCGATGGCATCTCTGCCCGACCTCGTGCGGAAAGCGGAGGAGCGCCGCCGCCTCCTCGACGTCGTCGATCGCTTGGGCAACCGCCTCGGCCTGGGGCCGGAGCAGCGCGCCTTGCTGCCGCGGTTCCGCGACCTCCTCGGCCTCGCCCCCGCCGGCATTCCGGTGGAATCCGGCGTGCCCCGGCAGAAAGCCGGCTGA
- a CDS encoding glycosyltransferase, which yields MTPSGQTLCLAMIVRNEAAVIRRCLESVRPVIDHWIVVDTGSTDGTQDLVREALADLPGRLVERPWVDFAHNRSEALALARPHGTYTLVIDADDELVLPPGFVVPDLAADGYDVAIADAGLVYRRTQVLRNAVPWRYRGVVHEFVDGPAAATKAFLDLPMRRNHDGARRRDGETYRRDAAILEAALRTETDPLLVARYTFYLAQSYRDCGAYREALDAYLRRAELGFWHEEVYIALVVAADLMGRLGRPADEVVATYLRAIAVCPDRAEAQHRASRYCRLAGRPEEGFLLAEAALRLGLPEAGLFLEPWVYAYGLRDEYAVNAYVTGRHRHCLAACLDLLACPTAPEAERPRYAANARAALEMMPVSPAGSAAAIPGTA from the coding sequence ATGACCCCGTCCGGCCAGACCCTCTGCCTCGCGATGATCGTCAGGAACGAGGCCGCGGTGATCCGCCGCTGCCTCGAGTCGGTACGCCCGGTCATCGACCACTGGATCGTCGTCGATACCGGCTCCACCGACGGGACCCAGGACCTGGTGCGGGAGGCGCTGGCCGATCTCCCGGGACGGCTCGTCGAGCGCCCCTGGGTCGATTTCGCCCATAACCGCTCCGAGGCCCTGGCGCTGGCGCGCCCGCACGGCACCTACACCCTGGTCATCGACGCCGACGACGAGCTGGTCCTGCCGCCGGGCTTCGTCGTGCCCGACCTCGCGGCGGACGGCTACGACGTCGCCATCGCGGATGCCGGGCTCGTCTACCGGCGCACGCAAGTGCTGCGGAACGCCGTGCCGTGGCGATACCGGGGGGTGGTGCACGAATTCGTCGACGGCCCGGCGGCGGCGACGAAGGCCTTCCTGGACCTGCCGATGCGGCGCAACCACGACGGCGCCCGCCGCCGCGACGGCGAGACCTACCGGCGCGACGCCGCGATCCTCGAAGCCGCCCTGCGGACGGAGACGGATCCGCTCCTCGTCGCGCGCTACACCTTCTACCTCGCCCAGAGCTACCGGGATTGCGGCGCCTACCGGGAGGCCCTCGACGCCTACCTGCGGCGGGCCGAGCTCGGGTTCTGGCACGAGGAGGTCTACATCGCCCTCGTCGTCGCCGCCGACTTGATGGGGCGCCTCGGCCGGCCGGCCGACGAGGTCGTGGCGACCTACCTCCGCGCCATCGCGGTCTGTCCCGACCGGGCGGAGGCGCAACACCGCGCCAGCCGGTACTGCCGCCTCGCCGGCCGGCCCGAGGAGGGCTTCCTCCTCGCCGAGGCGGCCCTGCGCCTCGGCCTGCCGGAGGCCGGGCTGTTCCTCGAGCCCTGGGTCTACGCCTACGGCCTGCGGGACGAGTACGCGGTCAACGCCTACGTGACCGGGCGCCACCGGCACTGCCTCGCGGCCTGCCTCGACCTCCTGGCCTGCCCCACGGCGCCGGAGGCCGAGCGCCCGCGCTACGCCGCCAATGCGCGCGCCGCCCTCGAGATGATGCCCGTCTCCCCCGCCGGGAGCGCCGCCGCGATCCCCGGCACGGCATGA
- a CDS encoding phosphate-starvation-inducible PsiE family protein, with protein MVETTKLEKAEEEGGRLTRLSAFVFLHTEHAIYAALGVLLALTAVMALVDAAGLTGKAILAVGGASQLLDVVDRLLFLLMLVEILHTVRVSMRSGRLTCEPFLIVGLIASIRRVLVLTLQTAEQMHATEWSPQKEALFRASMIELGVLAGLILVMVVSIFLLHRAKDTDAPAGEE; from the coding sequence ATGGTCGAGACCACGAAGCTCGAGAAGGCCGAGGAAGAGGGCGGGCGCCTGACGCGGCTCTCCGCCTTCGTCTTCCTGCACACCGAGCACGCGATCTACGCCGCCCTCGGCGTGCTCCTGGCGCTCACCGCCGTGATGGCGCTCGTCGACGCCGCCGGCCTGACGGGCAAGGCGATCCTGGCGGTCGGCGGCGCCTCGCAGCTCCTCGACGTGGTCGACCGGCTGCTGTTCCTGCTGATGCTGGTCGAGATCCTGCACACGGTGCGGGTGTCGATGCGCTCGGGCAGGCTCACCTGCGAGCCGTTCCTGATCGTCGGGCTGATCGCCTCGATCCGGCGCGTCCTGGTGCTGACGCTCCAGACCGCCGAGCAGATGCACGCCACCGAGTGGAGCCCGCAGAAGGAGGCGCTGTTTCGCGCCTCGATGATCGAACTCGGCGTGCTGGCCGGGCTGATCCTGGTGATGGTGGTGTCGATCTTCCTGCTCCACCGCGCGAAGGACACCGACGCGCCGGCGGGGGAGGAGTAG
- a CDS encoding AraC family transcriptional regulator has protein sequence MPPDMLPVRHEKELHKATSDFPCRDAQETTTGLIPYNFVHIHSVQSVCDILLEMGIDPEPIFDRAGTDTQILQTVEAVSFAMLGRLTALAADQVGCAHFGLLVGQRTTLTSLGLLGTLMRHSETVGTALQALATHHDLLNRGAMIEIAVDGIVATVSYAPYEPETEGVALHCERAVATLTNVLRSLCGMKWNPDEVLLPRLHPLDSTPYTGFFRAPVRFAQEIAALVFPARLLRRSVVGANPLVRASAERRIRQFEAAIPSDVTDEVRRHLRSRIVQNRIEKDEVARNLAIHQRTLGRRLKAEGTTFRSIANQTRLGIAKQLLADTDMSLAQISSVLEFSEPAAFTHAFRRWTGTAPSAWRKEQWAK, from the coding sequence ATGCCCCCCGACATGTTGCCGGTGCGCCATGAGAAGGAACTGCATAAAGCGACGAGCGACTTCCCATGTCGTGACGCACAAGAGACGACGACTGGATTGATCCCTTATAATTTCGTTCATATTCATTCAGTTCAATCCGTATGTGATATATTATTGGAAATGGGGATAGATCCCGAACCAATATTCGACAGAGCCGGCACAGATACCCAGATCCTGCAAACGGTCGAAGCCGTCTCTTTCGCGATGCTGGGTCGCCTGACCGCGCTGGCCGCCGATCAGGTCGGGTGCGCCCATTTCGGCCTTCTGGTCGGCCAGCGCACAACTTTGACCTCGCTCGGCCTGCTCGGAACGCTGATGCGTCATTCCGAAACGGTCGGTACGGCCTTGCAGGCCCTCGCGACGCATCACGATCTCTTGAACCGCGGCGCCATGATCGAGATCGCCGTCGACGGGATCGTCGCGACCGTGAGCTATGCTCCCTACGAGCCCGAGACCGAGGGCGTCGCGCTGCATTGCGAGCGGGCCGTCGCGACCCTGACCAACGTCCTCCGCTCGCTCTGCGGCATGAAGTGGAACCCCGACGAGGTTCTCCTGCCGCGTCTCCACCCGCTCGACTCGACGCCCTATACCGGCTTCTTCCGAGCCCCGGTCCGCTTCGCCCAGGAGATCGCCGCATTGGTGTTTCCCGCCCGGCTCCTGAGGCGATCCGTCGTGGGCGCCAACCCTCTCGTCCGCGCGAGCGCGGAGCGACGGATCCGGCAGTTCGAAGCCGCCATCCCGTCCGACGTCACGGACGAGGTCCGGCGTCACCTGCGCTCGAGGATCGTTCAGAACCGCATCGAGAAGGATGAGGTCGCACGGAATCTGGCGATCCATCAGCGCACGCTGGGGCGCCGCCTGAAGGCGGAGGGAACGACGTTCCGTTCCATCGCCAACCAGACCCGGCTCGGCATCGCCAAGCAGTTGCTGGCCGACACGGACATGAGCCTGGCGCAGATCTCGTCCGTGCTGGAATTCTCGGAGCCGGCCGCCTTCACGCACGCCTTCCGGCGCTGGACGGGAACGGCGCCGAGCGCGTGGCGCAAGGAACAATGGGCGAAGTAG
- a CDS encoding phage tail protein, with translation MDAMTGMIFTVPYNWAPNGWLNCQGQVLSINQYQALYSLIGNSFGGSMNQGSFALPDLRGRTQIGIGQFPGSPTNYGIGTTVGSETTTLGLNNLPPHNHGATFSPVTGSQAVTIPAQTGTLKVQVNASTGTPSTGTPSSSVVLANTGLSPKFYGGATAMTALADAAATVSGNASTAAQNVNISTVTGGTVAIAVTGSGQAFTNLQPSMALNFIITMTGIYPSRP, from the coding sequence ATGGACGCAATGACCGGCATGATCTTCACGGTGCCGTACAATTGGGCGCCGAACGGCTGGCTGAACTGCCAGGGCCAGGTGCTCTCCATCAACCAATACCAGGCGTTGTATTCGCTGATCGGCAACAGCTTCGGCGGCAGCATGAACCAGGGCAGCTTCGCCCTGCCGGACCTGCGGGGACGCACGCAGATCGGTATCGGCCAGTTCCCGGGCAGCCCGACGAATTACGGCATCGGCACGACGGTCGGCAGCGAGACGACGACGCTCGGGCTCAACAACCTGCCGCCCCACAACCACGGGGCGACGTTCTCGCCGGTGACCGGCAGCCAGGCCGTCACCATCCCGGCCCAGACCGGGACCCTGAAGGTCCAGGTCAACGCCTCGACCGGCACGCCGAGCACCGGCACGCCGTCCTCCTCCGTCGTGCTGGCCAATACGGGCCTCAGCCCGAAGTTCTACGGCGGCGCCACCGCCATGACGGCCCTCGCCGACGCCGCGGCCACGGTCTCGGGCAACGCCTCGACCGCGGCCCAGAACGTCAACATCTCCACCGTCACCGGCGGCACCGTGGCGATCGCCGTTACCGGATCCGGCCAGGCCTTCACCAACCTCCAGCCCTCGATGGCGCTGAACTTCATCATCACGATGACCGGCATCTACCCGAGCCGTCCGTGA
- a CDS encoding GNAT family N-acetyltransferase, with translation MVAYAGSIPLVGGLGLRPVRPADQAFLLDLFVETRPWLSWASGDRDFLQALYEQQYRTLRAGLEAMYPEHLDFIVERTGQAVGRLAVDLGQADWRISELGILAAARGKGIGSDVVRSLQIGAERMRLPLTLSTPIYGTDARPLYERLGFRVTAIRPPHYEMAWYPPGMPLPAGITLAAT, from the coding sequence ATGGTCGCTTACGCCGGCTCCATCCCGCTGGTCGGAGGCCTGGGCCTACGCCCCGTCCGACCGGCGGATCAGGCCTTCCTGCTGGACCTCTTCGTCGAGACCCGGCCCTGGCTCTCCTGGGCATCGGGCGACCGCGACTTCCTTCAGGCGCTCTACGAGCAGCAATACCGGACCCTGCGGGCGGGACTGGAGGCGATGTATCCCGAGCACCTCGACTTCATCGTCGAGCGCACGGGCCAGGCGGTCGGGCGCCTCGCCGTCGATCTCGGCCAGGCCGACTGGCGCATCTCCGAACTCGGGATCCTGGCCGCGGCCCGCGGCAAGGGCATCGGCAGCGACGTCGTGCGCAGCCTGCAGATCGGGGCCGAGCGCATGCGCCTGCCCCTCACCCTGTCCACCCCGATCTACGGCACCGACGCGCGTCCCCTGTACGAGCGCCTCGGCTTCCGGGTGACGGCGATCCGGCCGCCGCATTACGAGATGGCGTGGTACCCGCCCGGCATGCCGCTGCCGGCCGGCATCACGCTCGCCGCGACGTGA
- a CDS encoding acetate/propionate family kinase — protein sequence MNPAHLVLNAGSSSLKFQVFRADSVEADHRRPDAIDIPHRLYRGRVEGLGGTPRFVVRDRDGAVVADERPDGHAYGHEAALLHVAAWLRAHRGGHRLAAVGHRVVHGGIAYDAPLRVDDAVMRELERLVPLAPLHQPHNLTPIRVVQRRFPALPQVACFDTAFHRGQPEVAQLFALPAEVTARGVRRYGFHGLSYAYIAAALRERSPALAEGRTVVAHLGSGASLCALRRGRSIATTMGFSALDGLPMGTRCGGLDPGVVFFLLREMRLDPDEAERMLYTRSGLLGVSGLSNDMRTLRAHAATDSGAREAIDLFVYRIGRELGSLVAALGGIDGLVFTGGIGENDAATRAEVLRGAAWAGFRLDETDNEAGGPRITRGPGPQAFVIPTDEEAMIARGMRAVLAPASRPAP from the coding sequence ATGAACCCGGCCCACCTCGTCCTCAACGCGGGCTCCTCGAGCCTGAAGTTCCAGGTCTTCAGGGCGGACAGCGTCGAAGCGGACCACCGGCGGCCGGACGCGATCGACATCCCGCACCGCCTCTACCGCGGCCGGGTCGAGGGCTTAGGCGGCACGCCGCGTTTCGTCGTGCGCGATCGTGACGGCGCGGTCGTGGCCGACGAGCGGCCGGACGGGCACGCCTACGGTCACGAGGCGGCGCTCCTCCACGTCGCCGCGTGGCTGCGCGCGCATCGCGGCGGCCATCGCCTCGCCGCGGTCGGGCACCGGGTCGTGCATGGCGGCATCGCCTACGACGCACCTTTGCGCGTGGACGACGCGGTGATGCGGGAGCTGGAGCGGCTCGTGCCCCTGGCACCCCTGCACCAGCCGCACAACCTGACGCCGATCCGCGTCGTGCAGCGGCGCTTTCCCGCGCTGCCGCAGGTCGCCTGCTTCGACACCGCCTTCCATCGCGGCCAGCCGGAGGTGGCCCAGCTCTTCGCGCTGCCGGCCGAGGTCACGGCGCGCGGGGTGCGCCGCTACGGCTTCCACGGCCTGTCCTACGCCTACATCGCAGCGGCCCTGCGCGAGCGCTCGCCCGCCCTCGCGGAGGGCCGCACGGTCGTCGCCCATCTCGGCAGCGGCGCCAGCCTCTGCGCCCTTCGTCGCGGGCGCAGCATCGCCACCACGATGGGCTTCTCCGCCCTCGACGGCCTGCCCATGGGCACACGCTGCGGCGGCCTCGATCCGGGCGTGGTGTTCTTCCTGCTGCGGGAGATGCGCCTCGATCCGGACGAGGCGGAACGGATGCTCTACACCCGCTCGGGCCTCCTCGGCGTCTCGGGCCTCTCGAACGACATGCGCACCCTGCGCGCCCACGCCGCGACCGACAGCGGCGCGCGCGAGGCCATCGACCTCTTCGTGTACCGGATCGGCCGCGAGCTCGGCTCGCTCGTCGCGGCGCTGGGCGGCATCGACGGGCTCGTCTTCACCGGGGGCATCGGCGAGAACGACGCCGCGACCCGGGCCGAGGTGCTGCGGGGCGCCGCCTGGGCCGGCTTCCGGCTCGACGAGACGGACAACGAAGCGGGCGGCCCGCGGATCACGCGAGGTCCCGGCCCGCAGGCCTTCGTCATCCCCACCGACGAGGAGGCGATGATCGCGCGCGGGATGCGCGCGGTGCTCGCGCCGGCATCCCGACCGGCGCCCTGA
- the fabI gene encoding enoyl-ACP reductase FabI, translating to MTQIPDGNALAGKHALVLGVANAHSIAYGCARVFRRLGAEIALTYLNEKAKPFVEPLARELDAPILAPCDVQTPGDLEGVFERIAETWGRLDIALHSIAFAPRADLQGRLVDSSAEGFGVAMDVSCHSFIRMARLAAPLMTGGGTLLTMSYHGAAKVVPNYNLMGPVKAALEGAVRYLAYELGDRDIRVHAVSPGPLKTRAASGLKDFDLLLNEAVARAPIGELVDIDDVGLTAAFLTTPYAARLTGTTLYVDGGLSIMA from the coding sequence ATGACTCAGATCCCCGACGGCAACGCCCTCGCCGGCAAGCACGCCCTGGTGCTCGGCGTCGCCAACGCGCACTCGATCGCCTATGGCTGCGCCCGGGTTTTCCGGCGGCTCGGGGCGGAGATCGCCCTGACCTACCTGAACGAGAAGGCGAAGCCCTTCGTCGAGCCCCTGGCGCGCGAGCTCGACGCGCCGATCCTCGCACCCTGCGACGTGCAGACACCGGGCGACCTCGAGGGAGTGTTCGAGCGGATCGCCGAGACCTGGGGCCGTCTCGACATCGCGCTCCACTCGATCGCCTTCGCGCCGCGGGCCGACCTGCAGGGCCGCCTCGTCGACAGCTCGGCCGAGGGGTTCGGGGTGGCGATGGACGTCTCCTGCCACTCCTTCATCCGCATGGCCCGGCTCGCCGCACCGCTGATGACCGGGGGCGGCACGCTCCTGACGATGAGCTACCACGGCGCTGCCAAGGTCGTGCCGAACTACAACCTGATGGGACCGGTCAAGGCGGCGCTGGAAGGCGCCGTGCGCTACCTCGCCTACGAGCTCGGCGATCGCGACATCCGGGTCCACGCCGTCTCGCCGGGTCCCCTCAAGACCCGCGCGGCCTCGGGCCTCAAGGATTTCGACCTCTTGCTCAACGAGGCGGTCGCACGCGCGCCGATCGGCGAGCTCGTCGACATCGACGATGTCGGGCTGACCGCCGCCTTCCTGACCACGCCCTACGCAGCCCGGCTCACCGGCACGACGCTCTACGTCGATGGCGGCCTCAGCATCATGGCATGA